From one Neofelis nebulosa isolate mNeoNeb1 chromosome 4, mNeoNeb1.pri, whole genome shotgun sequence genomic stretch:
- the FEZF2 gene encoding fez family zinc finger protein 2 isoform X2, translating to MASSASLETMVPPACPRAGASPATSKTLAFSIERIMAKTSEPRAPFEPRPGTLEADGGQGKKLLNLCSPLPCMIPLQPLGYEVPSKTLLSYSELWKSSLRAGGGGGGGGGGGGGGGGGGGAPVCGASGLCKTNCGVCCKADLGLAPSALPAGRVIKPQVINQAVGLPASGSLYYFNYLDSAAYPPSELLGGHLFPSGLLNAQAPAALAAHPKLFLLENAKLAGLAADKFPHPAPYAHKERLPAPLEQVLKENSALTAERGGVKGHGKLPGGSADGKPKNFTCEVFNAHYNLTRHMPVHTGARPFVCKVCGKGFRQASTLCRHKIIHTQEKPHKCNQCGKAFNRSSTLNTHIRIHAGYKPFVCEFCGKGFHQKGNYKNHKLTHSGEKQYKCTICNKAFHQVYNLTFHMHTHNDKKPFTCATCGKGFCRNFDLKKHVRKLHDSVGPAAPSTKDLTRTVQS from the exons ATGGCCAGTTCGGCTTCCCTGGAGACCATGGTGCCCCCGGCCTGCCCGCGCGCTGGAGCGTCGCCGGCCACTTCCAAGACGCTGGCCTTCTCCATCGAGCGCATCATGGCCAAGACGTCGGAGCCCCGTGCGCCCTTTGAGCCCCGGCCGGGGACGCTGGAGGCAGACGGCGGCCAGGGCAAGAAATTGCTCAACCTTTGCTCGCCGCTGCCCTGTATGATCCCCCTCCAGCCCCTAGGCTACGAGGTGCCGTCCAAGACGCTGCTCAGTTACTCCGAGCTCTGGAAAAGCAGCCTCCGGGCGGGCGgcggtggaggaggaggaggaggaggaggaggcggcggcggcggcggcgggggggccCCGGTGTGCGGCGCCAGCGGCTTGTGCAAAACCAACTGTGGCGTGTGCTGCAAGGCCGATCTGGGCCTGGCGCCGTCTGCGCTGCCGGCGGGCAGGGTCATCAAGCCGCAGGTCATCAACCAGGCGGTGGGGCTGCCGGCCAGCGGCTCGCTCTACTATTTCAACTACCTGGACTCTGCCGCGTACCCGCCGTCTGAGCTCCTCGGAGGCCACCTCTTCCCGTCCGGCCTCCTCAACGCACAGGCCCCCGCCGCCCTGGCCGCGCACCCCAAACTCTTTTTGCTGGAGAACGCCAAGTTGGCCGGCCTGGCCGCGGACAAGTTCCCCCATCCGGCCCCCTATGCCCATAAAGAGCGCTTGCCCGCGCCGCTGGAGCAAGTGCTGAAGGAGAACTCGGCCCTGACCGCCGAACGCGGCGGCGTCAAGGGCCACGGCAAGCTGCCCGGGGGCTCTGCGGACGGCAAGCCCAAAAACTTCACCTGCGAG GTGTTTAATGCTCACTATAACCTCACCCGCCACATGCCGGTCCACACCGGAGCCAGACCGTTCGTGTGCAAAGTCTGCGGCAAAGGCTTCCGCCAGGCCAGCACGCTCTGCAGACACAAAATTATCCACACCCAG GAAAAGCCGCATAAATGCAACCAGTGCGGCAAAGCCTTCAACCGCAGTTCCACGCTCAACACGCACATCCGCATCCACGCGGGCTACAAGCCCTTCGTCTGCGAGTTTTGCGGCAAAGGCTTTCACCAAAAAG GGAACTACAAGAATCACAAGCTGACCCACAGCGGCGAGAAGCAGTACAAATGCACCATCTGCAACAAGGCCTTCCACCAGGTCTACAACCTGACCTTCCACATGCACACCCACAACGACAAGAAGCCTTTCACGTGCGCCACTTGCGGCAAAGGGTTTTGCAGAAACTTTGACTTAAAGAAACACGTGCGCAAACTCCACGATAGCGTGGGGCCTGCCGCCCCCTCCACAAAGGACCTGACTCGGACAGTGCAGAGCTGA
- the FEZF2 gene encoding fez family zinc finger protein 2 isoform X1: MASSASLETMVPPACPRAGASPATSKTLAFSIERIMAKTSEPRAPFEPRPGTLEADGGQGKKLLNLCSPLPCMIPLQPLGYEVPSKTLLSYSELWKSSLRAGGGGGGGGGGGGGGGGGGGAPVCGASGLCKTNCGVCCKADLGLAPSALPAGRVIKPQVINQAVGLPASGSLYYFNYLDSAAYPPSELLGGHLFPSGLLNAQAPAALAAHPKLFLLENAKLAGLAADKFPHPAPYAHKERLPAPLEQVLKENSALTAERGGVKGHGKLPGGSADGKPKNFTCEVCGKVFNAHYNLTRHMPVHTGARPFVCKVCGKGFRQASTLCRHKIIHTQEKPHKCNQCGKAFNRSSTLNTHIRIHAGYKPFVCEFCGKGFHQKGNYKNHKLTHSGEKQYKCTICNKAFHQVYNLTFHMHTHNDKKPFTCATCGKGFCRNFDLKKHVRKLHDSVGPAAPSTKDLTRTVQS; encoded by the exons ATGGCCAGTTCGGCTTCCCTGGAGACCATGGTGCCCCCGGCCTGCCCGCGCGCTGGAGCGTCGCCGGCCACTTCCAAGACGCTGGCCTTCTCCATCGAGCGCATCATGGCCAAGACGTCGGAGCCCCGTGCGCCCTTTGAGCCCCGGCCGGGGACGCTGGAGGCAGACGGCGGCCAGGGCAAGAAATTGCTCAACCTTTGCTCGCCGCTGCCCTGTATGATCCCCCTCCAGCCCCTAGGCTACGAGGTGCCGTCCAAGACGCTGCTCAGTTACTCCGAGCTCTGGAAAAGCAGCCTCCGGGCGGGCGgcggtggaggaggaggaggaggaggaggaggcggcggcggcggcggcgggggggccCCGGTGTGCGGCGCCAGCGGCTTGTGCAAAACCAACTGTGGCGTGTGCTGCAAGGCCGATCTGGGCCTGGCGCCGTCTGCGCTGCCGGCGGGCAGGGTCATCAAGCCGCAGGTCATCAACCAGGCGGTGGGGCTGCCGGCCAGCGGCTCGCTCTACTATTTCAACTACCTGGACTCTGCCGCGTACCCGCCGTCTGAGCTCCTCGGAGGCCACCTCTTCCCGTCCGGCCTCCTCAACGCACAGGCCCCCGCCGCCCTGGCCGCGCACCCCAAACTCTTTTTGCTGGAGAACGCCAAGTTGGCCGGCCTGGCCGCGGACAAGTTCCCCCATCCGGCCCCCTATGCCCATAAAGAGCGCTTGCCCGCGCCGCTGGAGCAAGTGCTGAAGGAGAACTCGGCCCTGACCGCCGAACGCGGCGGCGTCAAGGGCCACGGCAAGCTGCCCGGGGGCTCTGCGGACGGCAAGCCCAAAAACTTCACCTGCGAGGTGTGCGGCAAG GTGTTTAATGCTCACTATAACCTCACCCGCCACATGCCGGTCCACACCGGAGCCAGACCGTTCGTGTGCAAAGTCTGCGGCAAAGGCTTCCGCCAGGCCAGCACGCTCTGCAGACACAAAATTATCCACACCCAG GAAAAGCCGCATAAATGCAACCAGTGCGGCAAAGCCTTCAACCGCAGTTCCACGCTCAACACGCACATCCGCATCCACGCGGGCTACAAGCCCTTCGTCTGCGAGTTTTGCGGCAAAGGCTTTCACCAAAAAG GGAACTACAAGAATCACAAGCTGACCCACAGCGGCGAGAAGCAGTACAAATGCACCATCTGCAACAAGGCCTTCCACCAGGTCTACAACCTGACCTTCCACATGCACACCCACAACGACAAGAAGCCTTTCACGTGCGCCACTTGCGGCAAAGGGTTTTGCAGAAACTTTGACTTAAAGAAACACGTGCGCAAACTCCACGATAGCGTGGGGCCTGCCGCCCCCTCCACAAAGGACCTGACTCGGACAGTGCAGAGCTGA